A genomic stretch from Aerococcaceae bacterium zg-1292 includes:
- a CDS encoding helix-turn-helix transcriptional regulator: MYTKLSQSRTSYIEYLQREKTTLANKKEFFQKASKTNSPSSFLSEYQLYNSEYDREHTPYANEIAMMTAISNGDLDAYLKAAEYSTQQSLGQLSTSFSKSLEYQCVIGISLFARATIRGGVDPYIAYNLNDLFLQRISECNDVDSFLAVMEHALHTFIDEVNNFKKSDSTPAYIEKAKQYIRNHISKPFSIQDIADSLDISKEHLMRQFHRYTGYTISKSIHHERIHAAQNMLIFSDFSIGQISNYLQYPSQSYFGRIFKEIVGCTPREFQRRNHLSTF; encoded by the coding sequence ATGTATACAAAACTTTCCCAATCAAGAACAAGCTACATAGAATATCTTCAGCGTGAAAAGACTACGCTTGCTAATAAAAAAGAATTTTTCCAAAAAGCTTCAAAGACAAATTCCCCTTCTTCATTCCTCTCGGAATATCAACTATATAATTCTGAGTATGACCGTGAACATACTCCTTATGCCAACGAAATCGCAATGATGACTGCTATAAGTAATGGTGATTTAGACGCCTATCTTAAAGCCGCTGAATACTCTACTCAGCAAAGTTTGGGACAATTATCAACCAGCTTTTCAAAATCCTTAGAATATCAATGTGTGATAGGAATCTCTCTTTTTGCTAGAGCTACAATTCGAGGCGGCGTTGATCCATATATTGCATATAATCTAAATGACCTATTTCTGCAACGAATCTCAGAATGTAATGATGTAGACAGTTTTTTAGCTGTGATGGAGCATGCTCTGCATACCTTCATAGATGAAGTAAATAATTTTAAAAAAAGTGACAGCACACCTGCTTACATTGAGAAAGCTAAACAATATATTAGGAACCACATTAGCAAGCCTTTTTCCATACAAGATATTGCAGATTCATTGGATATAAGCAAAGAACATCTCATGCGGCAGTTTCACAGATATACTGGATATACAATTAGTAAATCTATACATCATGAACGTATCCATGCTGCCCAAAACATGCTTATCTTCTCTGATTTCTCAATAGGACAAATCTCCAACTATCTTCAATACCCATCGCAAAGCTATTTCGGTCGCATCTTTAAGGAGATTGTCGGTTGCACTCCACGTGAGTTTCAAAGAAGAAATCACCTATCTACTTTTTGA
- a CDS encoding family 1 glycosylhydrolase: MAKFPKNFLLGAATAAHQVEGNNTNSDCWAQEQMPHSTYKERSGIACDHYNRYAEDIELMKNAGLNAYRFSIEWARIQPEEGVFDDDVIDHYRNVIHTCRENGLEPVVTLFHFSSPIWIIRKGGWEADTIVEDFEKYVTYVIKSLGSELTYVCTINEANMGLQVAAISRQYMKMMQQAAEAATSGQDEGKVQMGLNLEAMLENMKFQADENKAIFGTSQPHCFNLGGSEHSDLLTMQCHQAAKKVIKSMYPNIQVGLTLSLHDLQPIEGGEALAKAEWEEEFTHYVPFIQDDDFLGVQNYTRTLVGPDEDLAVPEKAERTQMGYEYYPQGLENVIRAVAKDFKGDLIITENGIASADDSRRISFIQTATDGVVHCIADGILVKGYFYWSLLDNFEWQMGYQMQFGLVSVNRDTMERSPKESLGYLGSLLSI, from the coding sequence ATGGCAAAATTTCCTAAAAACTTTCTGTTAGGTGCTGCTACTGCAGCTCATCAGGTGGAGGGTAATAACACAAATTCTGATTGCTGGGCACAAGAACAAATGCCGCATTCTACCTATAAGGAAAGAAGTGGTATTGCCTGTGATCATTACAATCGCTATGCTGAAGATATCGAATTAATGAAAAATGCGGGACTAAACGCGTATAGATTCTCTATTGAATGGGCTCGAATTCAACCAGAGGAAGGGGTATTTGATGATGATGTAATTGATCATTATCGTAATGTAATTCATACATGTCGCGAAAATGGGTTGGAGCCAGTAGTAACATTATTCCATTTTTCTTCACCTATTTGGATTATTCGTAAAGGCGGTTGGGAGGCTGATACGATTGTGGAGGATTTTGAAAAATACGTTACCTATGTCATAAAATCGCTAGGAAGTGAACTGACTTATGTATGTACCATCAATGAAGCCAATATGGGACTTCAGGTTGCTGCAATTTCACGTCAATATATGAAGATGATGCAGCAGGCAGCAGAAGCGGCTACATCTGGTCAGGATGAAGGTAAAGTTCAAATGGGTTTAAATTTAGAGGCAATGCTGGAAAACATGAAATTTCAAGCAGATGAGAACAAGGCGATATTTGGAACTTCTCAACCACATTGCTTTAATCTTGGAGGAAGTGAGCATAGTGACCTGTTGACGATGCAATGTCACCAAGCAGCAAAAAAGGTTATAAAGTCTATGTATCCCAATATTCAAGTGGGACTTACATTAAGTCTTCACGATTTGCAACCTATAGAAGGCGGAGAGGCGCTTGCCAAAGCAGAATGGGAAGAAGAATTTACACACTATGTTCCATTCATTCAAGATGATGATTTTCTCGGAGTGCAAAACTACACCCGTACCTTAGTTGGACCGGACGAAGATTTGGCAGTTCCAGAGAAGGCAGAACGCACTCAAATGGGGTATGAGTATTATCCACAAGGGTTGGAAAATGTCATTCGAGCTGTAGCAAAAGATTTCAAAGGGGATTTGATTATTACGGAAAATGGCATTGCTAGCGCCGATGATTCTCGTAGAATAAGTTTTATTCAGACTGCCACTGATGGAGTGGTTCATTGCATTGCAGATGGAATTCTAGTGAAAGGTTATTTCTATTGGAGTCTCTTGGATAATTTTGAGTGGCAAATGGGGTACCAGATGCAGTTTGGTCTTGTTTCTGTAAATCGTGATACAATGGAACGTTCTCCGAAGGAAAGTCTTGGATATCTCGGTAGTTTGTTAAGTATATAA
- a CDS encoding glycoside hydrolase family 3 C-terminal domain-containing protein, which yields MFNKKCKLTDEQISAKAEGYLSKMSLKNKVMFLSGNWKMLRDSIKYKRTYNPVPIESHGNRKLKISPIAFTDGPRGVVMGNSTCFPVSIARAASFNRELEREIGEAIGKEARAQGANYFAGVCINLLMHPAGGRAQESYGEDPYLVGEMGAKLVAGVQKHNVMACAKHYAVNNMENRRFYVDVDCSERTLREVYLPHFKKCIDEGCASLMGSYNRFRGVQASESKHLLTTILRDEWGFEGFTITDFIFALRDGSKAIEAGMDMEMPIPVHFGLELKRAVEQGKLDEKVIDQAVLRVLKTQLIFENTEDPMEYNKSLVSCEEHIALAKKAAEESMVLLKNSNNVLPLPSNLKKLLVIGHLAVQANTGDHGSSNVYPKYVVTALQGIQKVLGEKTEVIHVNEDELDKIETIAPNCDAVIVIAGNDYNDEGEYVMPDSDINSPALMAQGYFNNGNKLIGMLMSKVANKSNNTSYTSDDGKPVGGDRKSLSLRQAEINAIRLAGKLNKNTVVALVSGSMILTNEWEDSVSSVLYSWYSGMEGGSALASILFGDVNPSGKLPFSIPKKEKHLSEIDFFKANNIYYEYDHGYRKLDRDGHRPAYPFGYGLSYTKYAYGNVCAMTQCNKVLIEVPVKNIGNRDGSEIVQVYVSVPNSKVERHIKELKGFSRVELQAGEEKNVVIEIPFEELKYYDENSNSWILEHTEYIFLVGPSADERGLKSFKLEI from the coding sequence ATGTTTAATAAAAAATGCAAATTAACTGATGAGCAGATTAGTGCAAAGGCAGAAGGTTATCTTAGCAAAATGTCGCTTAAGAATAAAGTGATGTTTTTAAGTGGGAATTGGAAAATGCTTAGGGACAGTATAAAGTATAAAAGAACGTATAATCCTGTGCCTATAGAATCGCATGGTAATAGGAAGTTGAAAATTTCACCAATTGCATTTACGGATGGACCACGTGGAGTTGTAATGGGGAACTCAACCTGTTTTCCGGTTTCAATAGCAAGAGCTGCAAGCTTTAATAGGGAACTGGAAAGAGAAATTGGTGAAGCAATAGGAAAAGAAGCAAGAGCTCAAGGGGCAAATTATTTTGCTGGAGTTTGTATTAATTTGTTGATGCATCCGGCTGGTGGCCGTGCCCAAGAGTCTTATGGGGAAGATCCGTACTTAGTAGGAGAGATGGGGGCGAAACTTGTTGCAGGAGTGCAAAAGCATAACGTAATGGCATGTGCCAAACATTATGCTGTCAATAATATGGAAAATCGTCGTTTCTATGTGGATGTAGATTGTAGTGAGAGAACTCTGCGAGAGGTTTATTTACCACATTTTAAAAAGTGTATTGATGAAGGCTGTGCATCATTAATGGGTTCTTATAATCGTTTTCGTGGAGTTCAGGCTTCGGAATCTAAACATTTACTTACTACAATTTTGAGGGATGAGTGGGGATTTGAAGGATTTACTATTACTGACTTTATTTTTGCTCTGCGTGATGGAAGCAAGGCAATTGAAGCAGGAATGGATATGGAAATGCCGATTCCGGTACATTTTGGTTTAGAACTTAAGCGTGCTGTGGAACAGGGAAAACTGGATGAGAAGGTAATTGATCAAGCGGTTCTTCGAGTTTTAAAGACACAGCTAATATTTGAGAACACAGAAGACCCAATGGAATATAACAAATCACTTGTCTCTTGTGAAGAGCATATAGCGCTTGCTAAAAAAGCTGCAGAGGAATCAATGGTTCTTTTAAAGAACAGCAATAATGTATTACCACTGCCTTCAAATCTTAAGAAATTGTTAGTAATTGGACATTTAGCTGTCCAGGCGAATACAGGAGATCATGGAAGTAGTAATGTATACCCTAAATATGTTGTAACTGCTTTGCAAGGAATCCAAAAAGTACTCGGGGAAAAGACAGAGGTAATTCATGTTAATGAAGACGAGCTTGATAAAATTGAAACCATTGCTCCTAATTGTGATGCAGTTATAGTGATAGCAGGAAATGATTACAATGATGAGGGCGAATATGTAATGCCAGATAGTGATATTAATTCACCTGCACTAATGGCTCAAGGCTATTTCAATAATGGAAATAAGCTTATAGGAATGCTTATGAGTAAAGTAGCAAATAAAAGTAATAATACCTCTTATACATCTGATGATGGAAAGCCTGTTGGAGGAGACAGAAAGTCTTTATCTTTAAGACAAGCAGAAATTAATGCAATTAGATTAGCTGGAAAGTTAAATAAGAATACTGTGGTAGCGTTGGTTAGTGGAAGTATGATTCTTACGAATGAATGGGAGGATAGTGTTTCTTCCGTTTTGTATAGCTGGTATTCAGGTATGGAAGGGGGAAGTGCCCTTGCTTCAATTCTTTTTGGTGACGTGAATCCATCTGGCAAACTTCCATTCTCAATACCGAAGAAAGAAAAACATTTGTCAGAAATTGATTTCTTCAAAGCTAATAATATTTATTATGAGTATGACCATGGATATCGTAAGCTTGACAGAGATGGTCATAGACCAGCGTATCCCTTTGGTTACGGATTAAGCTATACGAAGTACGCATATGGAAATGTATGTGCGATGACGCAATGTAATAAAGTATTAATAGAAGTGCCAGTAAAAAATATCGGTAATCGAGATGGGAGCGAAATTGTTCAAGTATATGTATCTGTTCCAAACTCTAAGGTGGAGCGTCATATTAAAGAACTAAAAGGATTTTCTCGCGTTGAATTACAAGCTGGAGAAGAGAAAAATGTTGTAATTGAGATTCCGTTCGAAGAATTAAAATATTATGATGAGAATTCTAATTCTTGGATATTAGAACATACAGAATATATTTTTTTAGTAGGTCCAAGTGCTGATGAACGAGGGCTAAAATCTTTCAAACTGGAAATTTAG
- a CDS encoding glycerate kinase, protein MSKKIVIASDSFKGSASSKEIGEYIAEGIRCVRPEYNTEIYSIADGGEGTVDAILDVIKGEYVSLEVQGPLGKPVQAHYALVDEGKTAIIEMAEASGITLVDKNELNIMRASTYGTGQLIKDAIERGVSKIYIGIGGSATNDGGLGMAQALGFEFFDSKENKLSDGAVNLEKIVEIQSTNALPGLETVETIIISDVTNPLCGPNGASEIYGPQKGASVEQIKQLDRALSHYADVLEKEFGKKVKHLEGAGAAGGLGAGLMVYLNAKASRGIDTILNLIKIEEAISNADLVITGEGSLDGQSINGKAPVGIAKIAQKYGVPTIAIVGSKSRDIDAVYAAGISGVFDIINQPMSLEDAIHNTPQLVTAAAKNIIHLFSTLNRK, encoded by the coding sequence GTGAGCAAAAAAATCGTAATAGCTTCCGATTCTTTCAAAGGAAGTGCCTCATCAAAAGAAATAGGGGAATATATTGCTGAAGGTATTCGATGTGTGAGGCCAGAATATAATACTGAAATCTATTCTATTGCTGACGGCGGAGAAGGAACTGTTGATGCTATTTTGGATGTTATTAAAGGCGAGTATGTGTCTTTAGAGGTGCAGGGTCCTTTAGGAAAGCCTGTACAAGCACACTATGCTTTGGTGGATGAAGGGAAAACAGCGATTATTGAAATGGCGGAAGCATCAGGTATTACACTTGTCGATAAAAATGAGTTAAATATCATGAGAGCATCAACTTATGGTACAGGACAATTGATTAAAGATGCGATTGAACGTGGTGTATCAAAAATATATATTGGCATTGGTGGTAGTGCAACAAATGATGGTGGCTTAGGGATGGCACAAGCGTTGGGTTTCGAATTTTTTGATTCAAAGGAAAATAAGTTATCGGATGGAGCTGTTAATTTAGAGAAAATTGTTGAAATTCAATCAACAAATGCACTGCCTGGATTGGAAACCGTAGAAACAATAATTATTTCAGATGTGACGAATCCATTATGTGGCCCAAATGGCGCTTCTGAAATTTATGGACCGCAAAAAGGTGCATCGGTAGAGCAAATTAAACAATTGGATCGAGCACTTAGTCACTATGCAGATGTACTTGAAAAAGAGTTTGGAAAAAAAGTAAAACATCTTGAGGGCGCAGGCGCAGCTGGTGGCCTTGGTGCGGGATTAATGGTTTATTTAAATGCTAAGGCGAGTCGTGGTATAGATACGATATTAAACTTGATTAAAATTGAAGAGGCAATATCAAACGCTGATTTAGTAATTACCGGTGAAGGAAGTTTGGATGGACAATCTATTAATGGGAAAGCGCCAGTAGGCATTGCAAAAATTGCGCAAAAATATGGAGTGCCTACTATAGCTATCGTTGGGAGTAAATCTAGGGATATTGATGCAGTCTATGCAGCGGGGATTTCGGGTGTCTTTGATATTATTAATCAACCAATGAGTTTAGAAGATGCTATTCATAATACTCCGCAATTAGTTACAGCTGCTGCAAAAAATATTATTCATTTATTTAGTACACTGAATAGAAAATAA
- the bglX gene encoding beta-glucosidase BglX, with product MTNKEYIAYKNSNLTVEERTNDLLNRMSIKDKLAQLTQVWGLEQMVNIGMPHPEDMAAHGVGSMLYVSNPEDKNKYQRIAMENTSLGIPLLYGTDVVHGYRTAFPLPLAMACSWDPDLLEKVQRVAAKEARADGIHWTFYPNADIARDARWGRVGETMGEDPYLSSKMVAAEVKGFQGDDLSSEEAIAACLKHFVGYGACVGGRDYEQVNLSESELRNIYYVPFAAGIDQGVETVMTAYMDLNNEPLTASQHQLKNVLRDELGFDRLLVTDAGTIGNLITQGNAKDGLDATEKAIKATVNMDMGSYQYLQNLPKLLEQGKIGMEQLDEAVRPILRTKFKLGLFENPYCELGKSEALAKDPVSHSLARKAAQDSIVLLKNEKEILPLKDSTLGKVAVIGRYANSQIDCGAATVVGVPAFVVTPLEGLKERLGEKRVLYAPGPTSERTITNFISQFIADFGLETPESQTWEEQTAAIEEAIRISEQSDIIIAFLGENADMSGEATSRSELSLPGRQQELLEKLKETGKPVILVLIGGRPLAVTWAQDHVDAILMAWQPGREGGRAIADILFGDVNPSAHLAMTFPRSVGQCPLYYATTQTHQPVESQPQPFSRYWNELSSPLYPFGYGLSYSNFVYSNLRLSKKTIAIGENLTVSVDVTNTSARDGREVVQLYLHQRWGSDTRPSRELKGFKKVMIPSGKTDTVTFSIGSQELKYYSTAKQCYVQDAAAFELWVGSDSTADLKAEFEVTEQ from the coding sequence ATGACTAATAAGGAATATATTGCTTATAAAAATTCAAATCTTACTGTTGAAGAACGAACTAACGATCTGTTAAATAGAATGAGCATTAAGGATAAACTCGCACAGTTGACTCAGGTATGGGGGCTGGAGCAGATGGTCAATATAGGTATGCCACATCCTGAGGATATGGCAGCTCATGGAGTTGGATCTATGCTTTATGTGAGCAATCCAGAAGATAAAAACAAGTATCAGAGAATTGCAATGGAAAATACGTCTTTGGGTATTCCACTTCTTTATGGGACAGATGTCGTTCATGGATATCGAACTGCATTTCCACTTCCACTAGCTATGGCATGTAGCTGGGACCCAGATCTTCTGGAAAAAGTGCAGCGTGTGGCCGCTAAAGAGGCGAGAGCAGATGGCATTCATTGGACATTTTATCCTAATGCAGATATTGCTAGGGACGCCCGTTGGGGGAGAGTAGGCGAAACTATGGGCGAAGACCCATATCTTTCTTCAAAGATGGTTGCCGCTGAGGTTAAAGGATTTCAAGGTGATGATCTAAGTAGTGAAGAAGCCATTGCTGCTTGTCTTAAGCATTTTGTAGGCTACGGAGCTTGTGTAGGGGGACGAGATTACGAGCAAGTCAATTTATCGGAAAGTGAGCTACGCAATATTTATTACGTGCCATTTGCGGCAGGGATAGATCAAGGTGTGGAAACAGTTATGACAGCATATATGGATTTAAATAATGAGCCTTTGACTGCAAGTCAGCATCAGCTTAAAAATGTACTACGTGATGAGCTGGGATTCGACAGGTTATTGGTTACAGATGCTGGAACAATTGGAAATCTTATTACTCAGGGTAATGCCAAAGATGGCCTTGATGCAACTGAAAAAGCCATAAAAGCTACAGTAAATATGGATATGGGGAGCTATCAATATCTGCAAAATCTCCCGAAACTTTTGGAACAGGGAAAAATTGGTATGGAGCAGCTAGATGAAGCTGTGCGCCCGATTCTTAGGACTAAGTTTAAACTTGGTTTATTTGAAAACCCTTATTGTGAGTTGGGAAAGAGCGAAGCATTGGCAAAGGATCCTGTAAGTCACTCATTAGCAAGAAAAGCTGCACAAGATAGTATTGTATTACTGAAAAACGAAAAAGAAATCTTGCCGCTTAAAGATTCAACCTTAGGAAAGGTTGCTGTTATCGGTCGATATGCAAATTCACAGATTGATTGTGGAGCTGCGACTGTGGTAGGTGTTCCAGCCTTTGTGGTAACTCCATTGGAAGGATTAAAAGAACGACTTGGAGAGAAACGTGTTCTTTACGCTCCCGGCCCTACATCTGAGCGAACAATTACAAATTTTATTAGTCAATTTATTGCAGATTTTGGTTTAGAAACTCCAGAATCTCAAACGTGGGAGGAACAGACAGCTGCTATTGAAGAAGCCATCAGAATATCAGAACAGTCAGATATAATAATTGCCTTTCTTGGCGAAAATGCTGATATGTCTGGTGAGGCAACCTCTCGCTCTGAGCTTTCTCTACCAGGACGTCAACAGGAGCTGTTGGAAAAGCTTAAAGAAACAGGAAAGCCTGTTATTTTAGTCCTGATTGGAGGGCGCCCACTGGCAGTCACTTGGGCACAGGATCATGTAGATGCGATTCTCATGGCGTGGCAGCCTGGACGAGAAGGTGGACGTGCGATTGCAGATATTTTGTTTGGAGACGTAAATCCATCTGCTCATTTGGCGATGACTTTTCCACGAAGTGTAGGTCAATGTCCATTGTATTATGCTACAACTCAAACTCATCAACCAGTGGAAAGTCAGCCTCAGCCTTTTTCTAGATACTGGAACGAGCTATCATCACCACTTTATCCATTTGGCTATGGCTTAAGTTACAGTAACTTTGTTTATAGCAATCTACGATTGAGCAAGAAAACAATAGCGATAGGAGAAAACTTAACAGTATCAGTAGATGTGACAAACACTTCTGCGAGAGACGGTAGAGAGGTAGTACAACTTTATTTACATCAGCGTTGGGGAAGTGACACTCGCCCGAGTAGAGAACTTAAGGGATTTAAAAAAGTGATGATTCCTAGTGGTAAGACAGATACAGTCACTTTTAGTATAGGTTCACAGGAACTTAAGTATTATAGTACAGCAAAACAATGTTACGTACAGGATGCAGCAGCCTTTGAGCTGTGGGTTGGAAGTGACAGCACCGCAGATTTGAAGGCAGAGTTTGAAGTGACCGAGCAATAA
- a CDS encoding dihydrodipicolinate synthase family protein, with protein sequence MIERSVVKGIIVPLITPVDEQENLDVERLRKIVNHVIDNGVHGILAFGSNSEFYMFDDEDMFTALDVILEEAAGRVPVYFGIGAIRTRKCIQLAKEAAKRDIAAISVLQPMFIKPTDKALYNHFKAIANSVPHTAMLLYNNPGRCGYGMPLKVVLDLAHDVPNIIGIKDSSGDITNCSELVRLTRDVDFRVLTGKDTTIYPGLCMGAVGSVCSTANMYTQLVSSIYDFYVEGELDKALEAQFRLNPIRLSQDPASFPAATKDMANLMGLDVGKSILPTEATEGNILKAMKEAMHTGGFLETLD encoded by the coding sequence ATGATTGAAAGAAGCGTTGTAAAGGGAATTATTGTACCTTTGATTACCCCGGTTGATGAACAAGAAAATCTAGATGTAGAACGTTTAAGAAAAATTGTTAATCATGTTATTGATAATGGCGTCCATGGGATTTTAGCCTTCGGTAGTAATTCGGAATTTTACATGTTTGATGATGAAGATATGTTTACTGCTTTAGATGTTATTTTAGAAGAAGCTGCCGGTCGAGTACCAGTCTACTTTGGAATTGGTGCTATTCGCACACGGAAATGTATTCAATTAGCAAAAGAGGCAGCTAAACGTGATATTGCAGCTATTTCAGTATTACAACCAATGTTCATTAAGCCTACTGATAAAGCTTTATATAATCATTTTAAAGCTATAGCAAATAGTGTGCCTCATACTGCGATGTTATTATATAATAATCCAGGACGCTGTGGGTATGGTATGCCATTAAAAGTTGTATTAGATTTAGCTCATGATGTTCCGAATATTATAGGAATCAAAGATTCTTCGGGTGATATTACAAATTGCAGTGAATTAGTTCGTTTAACACGTGATGTTGATTTCAGAGTATTAACAGGAAAGGATACCACGATTTATCCAGGCTTATGCATGGGGGCTGTAGGCTCAGTGTGTTCAACTGCAAATATGTATACTCAATTAGTAAGTAGTATCTATGATTTTTATGTTGAGGGCGAATTAGATAAAGCTTTAGAAGCACAATTTAGATTAAATCCAATTCGCTTATCTCAAGATCCAGCTAGTTTCCCGGCTGCTACCAAAGATATGGCGAACTTAATGGGGTTGGATGTGGGTAAATCTATTCTGCCGACAGAAGCAACTGAGGGAAATATTTTAAAAGCGATGAAGGAAGCTATGCATACGGGTGGTTTCTTAGAGACGTTAGACTAA
- the garR gene encoding 2-hydroxy-3-oxopropionate reductase encodes MKIGFVGLGIMGKPMAINLVKAGHEVFGYDFNQENVAELVKAGGFEAESGKDAAQKGEIVITMLPNSPHVESALFSENGIAEGLTEGQTVIDMSSISPVASKDFSVRLAELKVNFLDAPVSGGEPKAIDGSLAVMVGGDEEVFNRFKDVLDVMASSVTLVGEVGAGNLTKLANQMIVAINIAAISEAYSLAKKAGVDPSRVYQAIRSGLAGSTVMDQKSQKIFDGDFTPGFRIDLHIKDLQNALDSSHAYNVSTPFTAQAMEILQVLKAHDYGSDDHSGIARYYELVNNQKLQ; translated from the coding sequence ATGAAAATTGGATTTGTAGGTTTAGGTATTATGGGTAAACCAATGGCTATAAATTTAGTTAAAGCAGGACATGAAGTTTTTGGTTATGATTTTAATCAAGAGAATGTTGCTGAATTAGTTAAAGCGGGTGGATTTGAAGCTGAATCAGGAAAAGATGCCGCTCAAAAAGGTGAAATAGTCATTACAATGTTACCTAACTCACCCCACGTTGAATCAGCATTATTTAGTGAAAATGGGATTGCTGAGGGGCTAACTGAAGGGCAAACGGTTATTGATATGAGTTCTATTTCCCCAGTAGCAAGTAAAGATTTTTCAGTACGTTTAGCAGAATTAAAAGTTAATTTCTTAGATGCGCCCGTGTCTGGTGGAGAACCCAAAGCAATTGATGGGTCGTTAGCCGTAATGGTTGGTGGTGATGAGGAAGTATTTAATCGCTTTAAAGATGTCTTAGATGTGATGGCAAGTTCAGTTACATTAGTTGGTGAAGTAGGAGCGGGTAACTTAACGAAACTTGCTAACCAAATGATTGTAGCAATTAATATTGCAGCAATTTCTGAAGCTTATTCATTAGCTAAAAAAGCAGGTGTTGACCCATCTAGAGTATATCAAGCAATCCGCAGCGGATTGGCGGGTTCTACTGTCATGGATCAAAAATCTCAAAAAATCTTTGATGGAGATTTTACCCCAGGGTTCCGAATTGATTTACATATTAAAGATTTGCAAAATGCATTAGATTCATCACATGCGTATAATGTTTCAACACCATTTACGGCACAAGCAATGGAAATCTTACAAGTATTAAAAGCACATGATTATGGTTCTGATGACCACTCAGGAATAGCCAGATACTATGAATTAGTTAATAACCAAAAGTTACAATAG
- a CDS encoding MFS transporter, whose product MKRNHIISDKLPWYQVLAWSTRGVSLSCNIVIVGYLTYYCTNVLAMPASLVGTILLVSKLFDGFTDLIAGYIIDNTNTKLGKARPYEVSIIFVWLTTLLMFSCPNLGMVGKSIWIFATYTLANSVFATLLNASESVYISRAVKSDMARNILVSVNGIIIMFGSIIVSTVFPILIGTLGTSPEGWQKMIAIFALPLGTIGIGRFLFVKERTDAVAAQNHRVDMKTLINALKSNKFIFLLAGAVLLYNFINSVGTVGTYYFQYIVGDVKKASIVGLISLITPLVLIFMPAILKRLTFSKVVSVGAMLGIFGNVIKGLAGSNMGLIIVGNLLGVLAALPLSFYAPVMVISCMDYSEWKNGERVEGAFSAVNGFASKVGAGLSSVVTGFVMGIARFDGTLAVQSDAANNAIIALYSWIPAIFFAVIIVLMKFYKLDDMMPQISADLEARRNQ is encoded by the coding sequence ATGAAAAGAAATCACATTATATCAGATAAACTGCCATGGTACCAAGTTTTAGCGTGGTCAACAAGAGGTGTATCCTTATCGTGTAATATAGTTATAGTAGGATATCTAACATACTATTGTACAAACGTTTTGGCTATGCCTGCTTCGCTAGTAGGTACAATTCTATTAGTTAGCAAATTATTTGATGGTTTTACAGACTTGATTGCGGGATACATAATAGACAATACGAATACAAAACTTGGTAAGGCAAGACCATATGAAGTATCGATTATTTTTGTTTGGTTAACTACGTTGCTAATGTTTTCTTGTCCAAATTTAGGTATGGTTGGAAAGTCAATTTGGATTTTTGCAACGTATACGTTAGCTAATTCAGTTTTTGCTACACTTTTGAATGCTTCAGAAAGTGTATATATTAGTAGAGCAGTGAAAAGCGATATGGCAAGAAATATCTTAGTTTCTGTGAATGGTATAATTATCATGTTTGGTTCAATAATTGTATCAACCGTATTTCCAATTCTTATAGGGACTCTTGGAACAAGCCCTGAAGGGTGGCAGAAAATGATTGCGATTTTTGCATTACCGCTAGGGACAATTGGAATAGGCAGATTTTTGTTTGTAAAAGAACGTACAGATGCTGTTGCTGCACAAAATCATAGAGTAGACATGAAAACATTGATTAATGCTTTAAAGAGTAATAAGTTCATCTTTTTACTCGCGGGTGCAGTATTACTGTACAACTTTATTAATAGCGTTGGAACTGTGGGAACTTATTACTTTCAGTATATTGTTGGAGATGTAAAAAAGGCTAGCATAGTTGGCCTAATCTCTCTCATTACACCTTTGGTATTGATTTTTATGCCAGCAATATTGAAACGATTAACATTTTCAAAAGTAGTAAGTGTTGGCGCTATGCTAGGTATTTTTGGAAACGTAATCAAAGGATTGGCCGGCTCCAATATGGGACTTATCATTGTCGGAAATCTTCTAGGTGTCTTAGCGGCACTTCCGCTATCTTTCTATGCACCTGTAATGGTTATCTCTTGTATGGATTACAGTGAATGGAAGAATGGAGAGCGAGTAGAAGGCGCATTTTCAGCAGTTAATGGATTTGCAAGCAAAGTAGGTGCGGGGTTATCAAGTGTAGTCACAGGATTTGTTATGGGCATAGCAAGATTTGATGGAACATTGGCTGTGCAATCCGATGCAGCGAATAATGCGATTATAGCATTATATAGTTGGATTCCGGCTATATTTTTTGCTGTAATAATTGTGCTAATGAAATTTTATAAGTTAGATGATATGATGCCACAGATTAGTGCCGATTTAGAGGCTAGACGTAACCAGTAA